A stretch of Amphiura filiformis unplaced genomic scaffold, Afil_fr2py scaffold_26, whole genome shotgun sequence DNA encodes these proteins:
- the LOC140143757 gene encoding transcription factor LBX1b-like gives MSFSHSINGILITPLPHHHHQSLSAIAVPLRRPRSPSGSTSKPFTSFFIRDILGSKLGHPTNATQTHHHEVVNRSARSATGFSPWAPRPAPSAVRSPPPPTSPPPPITNVTRSTALEKRAHKTGSKQQGDSPLSALEQLANKTFTGLETSILRAAEATTSGKRDPLHLFNRQPPRKKRKSRTAFTNQQIFELERRFLYQKYLTPADRDEIASTLGLSNGQVITWFQNRRAKLKRDMDELKADVVATSDPDHVPIKCLKVTGLIEESIDEKRKDSEGNEEPSQTLTTTEMLDNHRVPLSSLHSGHVDISSESSDHSNTDVSSIMSRNSSVEHSDDTEAMDCSTSPCSDHSDAESD, from the exons ATGTCTTTTAGCCATTCTATCAATGGTATTTTGATAACACCTCTgcctcatcaccatcatcagagTTTGTCTGCAATTGCTGTACCACTTCGTCGACCACGAAGTCCATCAGGGTCTACCAGTAAACCTTTTACATCATTTTTTATCAGGGATATTTTGGGTTCTAAACTTGGTCATCCTACGAACGCAACACAAACTCACCATCATGAAGTTGTTAATAGAAGTGCACGAAGCGCAACTGGGTTTTCACCGTGGGCTCCGCGTCCAGCTCCAAGTGCTGTACGCAGTCCGCCACCACCAACCTCACCTCCGCCTCCTATCACCAATGTTACCAGGTCAACAGCTCTAGAGAAGCGTGCACATAAGACTGGATCCAAGCAACAAGGAGATTCTCCATTGTCAGCTTTAGAACAATTGGCTAATAAGACATTCACTGGGCTGGAAACTAGTATACTCCGAGCTGCCGAAG CCACAACATCAGGCAAACGTGATCCTCTGCATCTGTTTAACAGACAACCACCCCGCAAGAAACGCAAGTCTCGCACAGCCTTCACAAACCAGCAAATATTTGAACTTGAACGACGATTCCTCTATCAAAAATACCTGACACCTGCCGATCGTGATGAAATAGCGTCGACTTTGGGCCTTTCCAACGGTCAAGTGATCACCTGGTTTCAGAATCGCCGCGCTAAATTGAAGCGAGATATGGACGAGTTGAAAGCAGACGTCGTCGCTACTTCAGATCCAGATCATGTCCCCATTAAGTGTTTGAAAGTAACAGGACTTATTGAAGAATCAATTGATGAGAAGAGGAAAGACTCTGAAGGTAATGAAGAACCATCACAAACACTCACAACAACAGAAATGTTGGACAATCATCGAGTGCCTTTATCCTCGTTGCATAGTGGACATGTAGATATATCGTCAGAGTCCTCTGATCATAGTAACACCGATGTCAGCTCAATCATGTCAAGAAATAGCAGTGTTGAACATTCTGATGATACGGAAGCGATGGACTGTTCTACATCACCATGTAGCGATCATTCTGATGCGGAGAGTGATTAA